The genomic interval ACAACCGCCGCGACGACGTGACGGGCGACCTGCACCGCTTCATCGCCTGCCTCCAGGAAGTGACGGACCTGCTCCTCGCGGACTTGGACGCGATCCCCGACGTCTTTGATTTGGAGCGCGCGCCCGCGCCCTTCCTGGATGCCATCCTCCAGGACTTGGGCAACCCCTTCGCCTTCGAGCTGGACGTCCTCGGCCGACGCCGCCTGGCCGCCATCCTCGTGGACATGTACCAACAGAAGGGCACCGCGCTGGGCCTGCGCAACGCCATCCGCTTCTTCCTCGGCATCGAGGTGCGGGCTGTCTCCCCCTTCGCGTCGGACACCCTCGCGCTGGGCGAGTCTGAGCTGGGTGTGGACTGGGTGCTGGGCCCCACGGAGCGCTTCGCCCGCTACGCCTTCAACATCGAGGTGGAGCGCCTGCTGACGCCCGCGGAGCGCCTGCGCCTGCGCGCCCTCGTCGAGTACCTCAAGCCCGCGCACACCCACTTCATCGACTTGGTGGAGCCCCTGCCGCCCGTTCTCCCCGAGCACTGGGAGTTGGGGCTCAGCGAATTGGGCGAGACGACGACGCTGCACTGACGTCCGCCCGGCATGCCCACAAACCACCGAGGCCTGTCCCTGCCTCCACTGGGGGGCAAACATGAGTACGCGAATGGACATTCGACGCAAAGCTCTGCGCCCCCAAGCCGGCCAATGAATGTCCTCTGCCGAGCAACCACTGCCCGTGCGATTCAGCTTTTCAAGACCACGAGCTACCACTGTCATCAATGAATCGGTTGGAGCTGATGAAGCGGGTTCTCGTAGCGACGCACAATGAGTTCGCACAGGTCGTCTGATGCAGGGCAGCAGCTTGTGCGGACTGCGGCCGTCCATGCGGAGCAGTGCAGCAGCGGTGAACTCAACCAGCCTCTGGTGTCAGCTCACGTCGAGCCCTGAACGCGGAGTAGCAGATCGCTACACCTACGTCCCAGCCGTGTACAGAATCCAGAGCAGACTGTGCCACAAGGAGGGGATGGGGATGAGGGGTGAGAAATGGATACGAGGCGTAGCCCTGGTTTGCGCGCTGTTGTCACTGAACGCTGCTTGGGCAAGGGGCAGCTTTGCGCCCAGCCAGAAGAGGGGCGGGAAGCCAGCCTGCAACTTTGTTCCGTCCAGCAATCCGGTTCGCGTGTGGTACGTAAGTCCCTCGGGCAAGGATTCCGACGACTGCGGCACGAGAGCGCTGCCGTTCGGCACAATCCTCTTCGCGGTGAAGAAGGCTCGCCCCGGAGATATCATTCGCGTCCAGGCGGGGGAGTATCCGGAATCCGTCGTAATTGGTGGCTCCGTAGAGAAGGGCACAGCAGAGGCGCCAATCACCCTGCTAGGGGAAGACAATGCTCGCATCACTCCAAAAGCAATCGGAACCAACAAGTGCATTGGAACGCTTGTGCAGGTGAGCAAGCCCTACTGGATTGTGGAAGGCTTTGAAATCGACGTACGTGGCGAGGAATGTTTCGGCGTCAGCTTCACTGGGGACACCACTGGCTCAAAGCTCACCCATTGCACCGTCCACAACGGCACGCTAGGAGCAGGCATCTCGATCCATGGAAATGCTCAGGGCGTCGTCATCAAGGACAACCACATCCACAACTTCCGAAAGAAAATCACTGATTCACATGGAATCGTCATCCAAGCACCTTCGCAGAACGTCACCATTCGAAACAATGAGATTCGCGGCAACGCAGGGGACGCCATACAGTGCGAGAACATCGACCCCTCAAAGGAGGCGCGCGGAATCAACATCATCAAAAACAAACTACATCACAACGGCGAAAACGGCGTAGACATCAAGACATGCAAGGAGGTCGTCATTCGCGACAACACGATGTCCAGATTTCGCAAATCCGAGACCTCCGCGGGAGAGGCCATTGTCATTCACTACTCCGCACAGGACGTGCTTATAGAGGGCAACCACATCAGCGACGCGGGACGCGGCATCTCGGTGGGCGGTTCCCTCGTGGGAGGTCAGCCCAGTCCGCAGAACGTGATGGTGTACGGCAACACCATCACGAACATCATCAAGAGCGGCAGCAGCGACGGCGTGGGCATCCGTGTGGAGAACGCATCCGACGTGGATATCGTAGGCAACAGCATCTCCAACACCTCGGGCTACGGGTTAATGCTGGGGCTGGGCTCAAACAAGAATCCATCCGGCGGCGCAGCTTTGCCCAGCAGCAGCCTGACAGTGACGGGCAATGCCATCGAGGGACACTTCCTTGTTCACTTGGGGCGAGACCCACTCCGGCCTAACTTGAAGATGTACGGAAACCAGTATTCCAGCGGTGGGACATTCAAGTCTGACACCACGGAAATCCAGGCCTTCACAGCATGGCTTACAGCATCAAAAGTTGACCAAGGGTCCACACAGGCTCCCTGAGCCCAGTGCCCCTTTCACGCTCGCAGAGTAGAGGGACCACCGTCTCTCCGAGAATCGGGTTGTCTCGTCCGACGGTACACCGCCTCATGCCCGCCCACACCCGCCTCATCCACGGCATGAAGCCCCCCTGCCACTAGTGAGTCCCGCACACGAGGAGCCGGAAATGAGCGAGCAGGAGGAGTCCACGGTCCATCGCTGAAGCTCGCTCGGCATGTCCCCGATTTTGCGCGCCGTGCCTTTGCCCCTTTCCAGAGGGCACAAGCATGAGCAACCGGCTGGACTTTCACTTCAGGCAGAAGGTTACGGAGGCCGAGCTGGACTTGGCCTTCGCGCAGTTGGAGCAGGCGGACCGAAACCTCGCCGCGGACCTGGGCGTCCACGGCGTCATCTCCGGGGCGGTGCCCGCGCCGCACTTCCCCGTCCCCAACCTCTCCGTCGACCTGACGGCCCCCGCGCGCGCCTACGACAACCTCGGCCAGCGCATCTTCATTGGCACCGGGCAGACGGTGGACTGCGCGGTGGACGTGTCGGGCATTCCCACCGACGTCTCCACTTCCGGCAGCGAGCGGTGGGTGGGCATCTTCCTGCGCTTCACCCGCCTGCTGTCGGAGCCGCGTACGGACGGCAACTCCCAGCAGGTGTACTTCCGCCGCGACGAGTCCTTCGAGTTGGTGGTGCGCCAGGCCCCGGAGGGCCTCGTCGGCCAGGCGCCTAAGCCCGCCCTCCAGCCCGACGAGTTGCTGCTGTGTGACGTCCGGCGCCGCCCCGGGCAGACGCAGATTCTCGCCGCGGACTTGGACACCTCCCGCCGCCAGGCCTTCATCTTCGCCCGGAGCACCTCCGTCGCCGTCGAGAGCGGCACCTGGGACATCCTCAGCCCCAGCGCGGACACGGTACAGGCGACACTGGACGCGGCGGACGCCGAGCTCGCAGGCCACTTCTCCGGCGCCGCCCAAAGGCACGAGGCCGCCGCCATCGACTACACCCCCCACGGCTTCATCACCTCCACCACCGTGCAGAAGGCCGTGGACGAAGTCGCGGACAAGCTCGCGTCGGCCGCCTCCTGAGCACCTGGCGCCTCTCGGGTGGGCGCGGATGCGGTACCCGGCACACCCAACCTCCTGCCGGCGGGCACGGTGGACGCGCAGCTCTCCTCGCTGCTGGGCTTCTTCAACACGCACCAGGGCGCTGCCACCGGGGCCCACCACGCCAGCGCCATCGCCGCTTCGCCCCATGGCTACGTCAGCGGAACGAGCGTGCAGGCGCAACTGCAGGAAGTCCTCACCCGCCTCGGGGAGACGACGGCCAACAGTCCCGGCGCCTCCCGTGTCGGAGGAGACGCGCTGGCCGGGACACCCCACGCCCTGCCTGCCGCCAGCCTGCGGCAGCAGGTGGCCGCGCTGCTGGACTTCATCAACAGCCACGTCACCCAGGGCGCGGGCGCCCATGCGGCCTCCGCCGTCTCCGTCGCGGACGCAGGCAATCTGCTGACGGCAGCCACCGTCGAAGCCGCCCTCACGGAAGTCCTCTCGGCCTTCGGCAGCGGACACTTCCGCGACAACGAGACGGCGGCGGGCCAGCACAAGGCCATTCTCCAGCCCAGGCTGGGCACTGGCCGCGTTCTCCTCCTCGACGCCCAAGGGACTGGCAGCACCGTCGCGCGCCTGCGCCTCTATGCAGACGCGGAATCCGTGTGCTTCACCCTCAATGCCTCGTGGAATGGGAGCGAGTGGGTCCGGGACAACGAGGGCGCTCCTTCTGGCGGCTTCCGCTTCTCGCGCCGCGACGTCGAGTTCCTCCACGAGCCACAGAGCACGGCAACCTTCTCTGAATGGACCCGCAGGTGGCGACTCGCAATGGATGCCACCTCACCCAATTCCGCATTCGCACCAAGCGCGGGTGTGATTGAGGTAGGCCGCCTCGGACTCCAGTACAGCAACGCCGACACCGTCGCGCACGACAACCTGTCCGGGGGCGGCTCGGTGACGTTCCGCGCTCGCTTCCCCACAGCGCCGTCCTCCATCACCCTCACCCCCTACGCCTTCGCCGGAAGCTTCGTCGGCAACCCCACCGTCATGGTGCCGGACCGAGACGGCTTCGCGTTCTACACCCACCAAACCGTTCTGCCGCTCGCCGCCACGTACTGGTTCGGCGCGTACACCGCTGTCGCGTGAGGACTCCGTTCGCCATGGCCCTTCACGAAATCACCCCCGAGGACATGCTTCAGCGCTGCGCCCGGTGTGGCAGCCGCAACCGCGTCTCTCTCGACACGCTGGAAGTGGGCGTCGCCCGGTACGAGGACGTGGACGATGGCCTCGTCCAGCTCCCTGCCTGTCCCGCCTGCCGCTCTACTGAGTTCCTCATCCGCGCACCCGAGGACGAACCGGCGCATCCCGCACCAGGCAGCTTCGCGCACCTGCACCAACTTCTCGTCGGCCACCTCCACGCGGAGCTCGTCCAGCGCGGGCGCCTGCACACCGCGCTCAAGTCCAAGGGGGGACGCACCAGCAAGGTGCGGCCGAGCCCCCTGTCTCAGGAGGCTCGCGAGCGCTGGTTCCCCCAGGGCCTCCGAATCGCGGTGCCGCCCGACGAGCAAGCCCGCGCCCCGGAAGAGTCCAGCCAATAAGCATACACCACCGGCAAAGCCCCTCCTGCACCCGCAGCGACTGGGGCGTTGCGAATCCCCGCCCCTCGACTTGCTATGCCTTCGGAAGAGAGCGTGTATGTCTTCACGCGCTGCCCACGGCGCGCTGGGAGACACCCATGGTTATCGGCAGCACCACTACCTACCTCGGCAACGAAATCCCCGGACTCAAGGGGCAACAGGTCCGCATCTTCGCTGTATTGCGCGGTGGCCTCCGCCCCGACGCCGACCCGGACGCGGACAACTACTACGTGAACAACGACGAGAAGCTGGCGCGCCTCGGGGGCGTCACAGCCGAGGACTGCATCGACGCGACCCCCATTCGCCCGGACGGCTCCACCGCCTTCGTCCATGTCGATCCGCGTGCCATCGACCTGCAGTGCTTCGCGCATCTGCGCAAATAGCGAAGACATCGCCTTGCATTGAGTTCGAAGCAGAGCGTGTATGGCTCCCACGCGCCTTGGAGCAGGCGCGCCAGAGGAATCCATGACAGACACTTCCGAGGCACGTTGCGTCACCGAAAAGCAGGCTACCTCCCCTCCCTCGATGCAACGCTCAAGCGAATCGCAGAGCGGCACATGGGTTTCGAGACGCTGGAGACGCGCATCGGTCCCATCGACTTCCGCGAGGTCGCTGTGTGGGAAGTGAAGGACGCGCTCGAAGCGGCCTACAAAGCAGGCCACGAGGCAGCCAGCAGCGCCCACGGCGTCGGACCGAAGTGCCTCAGCCCCGTGTCGAATCCCAGCGCACAATGACTTGCACTCCACTCGAAACAGAGCGCGTATGTCTCACGCGCGCCCCGAGGCGCCAGAAAGACGAAACAATGACACCCCGTAAGCCTCGCACCACCACTTCCGCGAAGCCCGCCCCCGCGCCCGAGGCAACCCTTGAGCGAATTGCTCGCGAAACGCTGAACGTCGAAACGCTGGCAACTCAAGACAGCGACAGCCTCGACTTTCACGACGTCGCGGTGTGGCAACTGAAGGACGCCCTCGAAGCGGCCTACCAAGCCGGCCTGAGCGCCGCCAGCAGCCCCAGCAGCAAGTAGCGACTCCCCTTCACCACCTCCACGCCCCGCCCAACGGGGAATCCGCGCACGAGGTCCGCCGGGCCGCCCTCGCGAACGGCAGACGTGCCCCCTGTGTCAGGGAAGTTGTCGCCTCGGCCGAGATGCCGAGCCGATGACGCCTTGGGGGCGAGAGCAGGCAGGACGCGGTGTCGTATACGGCTGCATTCAAGTTGCAGATGGTGAAGCGGATGGTGGGCCCGGGCGCGGTGAGCGCCGCGGCGCTGTCCCGACAGGTGGGAGTGTCCCAGCCGACGTTGTCGCAGTGGCTGCGCGAGGCGAATAGGGTGGCGGCGATGACGCCTGCTCCCGAAGAGAAGAAGCCCGTTGCGCCGGCTGGGCCGAAGAAGTGGACGCCCGAGGAGAAACTGCGCGTGCTGGCGGCGACGCAGGGGCTTGTCGGTGAGGAACTGGGAGCGCTCCTTCGCAGTGAGGGGTTGCACGAGGCGCAGCTGAAGGAGTGGCAGCAGGCAGCCGCCGGAGCCCTCTCGGGCACGTCGACGGAGCCACTGCCGGCCAAAGAGCGCAAGCGACTGGCCGCCGCCGAGAAGCGGGTGAAGGAGCTCGAGCGGGAGCTGCAGCGCAAGGAGAAGGCGCTGGCGGAGACGGCGGCGCTGCTGGTGCTCGAAAAAAAACTTCAGGCGATGGGCTGGGACCAGAGACACCAGGAAGACGAGGACGACTCCGGAGACGAGAAGAGCGAGAAATGACGCTCGCCCACGTCGACGAGGCGCTGGAAAAGGGAGTCCGGCTGGAGGTCGTCTGCGAGCGGCTCGGGGTGGCCCCGCGAACGATTCAACGCTGGAGAAAGCCCGCCACGGCCGAGGACCGGCGGTGCGGTCCCCATACCCGGCCTTCGAATCGACTCTCCGAGGTGGAGCGGCGTCGCATCCTCGCCGTGGCCAACAGCGAGGAGTTCCGCGACGCCTCGCCCAAGCAGATTGTCCCCCGGCTGGCGGACCGGGGCGAGTACGTGGCCAGCGAGGCGAGTTTCTACCGGGTGCTGCGCGAAGCCGGACAGTTGACCCACCGCGGCCATGCCAAGGCGCCCACGCCCAGGCCTCGGGCCGAGCACACCGCCACCCGGCCCAACCAGGTGTGGAGCTGGGACATCACGTACCTGAAGGGCCCGGTGAGGGGCACCTTCCTCTATCTCTACCTGGTGGTGGACATCTTCAGTCGGCGCATCATGGGATTCGAGGTGCATGAGGAGGAGTCCGCTGAGCACGCCGCGGTCCTCATCCGCCGCTGCTGGCAGGACGCCGGTTGCCCCGAGGGATTGGTGCTGCACTCAGACAACGGAGGCCCGATGAAGGGCGCCACGTTGCTGGCCACCCTGCAATGGCTGGGTGTCACGCCCTCCTTCAGTCGGCCCCGCGTCTCGGACGACAACGCCTTCTCCGAAGCGCTCTTCCGGACGCTGAAGTACCGCCCCTGTTTTCCACAGCGCCCCTTCGCATCCGTCAAAGAGGCCCGTGTCTGGGTGACGCGCTTCACCGCCTGGTACAACACCGAGCACCGCCACTCAGCCATCCGCTTCGTCACTCCCGACGACAGACACTTCCGGCGCGAAGCCTCGCTCCTCTCCCTGCGCCACCAGGTGTACCAGCGCGCCCGGCGCCGCCATCCCGAGCGCTGGAGTCGCGGCACGCGCGACTGGACGCCGGTAGGCCCCGTGCGCCTCAATCCCACTCCCAACCTCACCCCGCTTCCGCAGGAGGTGCGGTCCGTCGGCTGAACCCTCTCACGCGACAACTACCTTGACGCTCACCGCGTGTACCCACGGCCCGAAAACGGAAAGCACCACCATGCCTCGCAACGCCGCACCGAAGACGAAGACGCTGGAGTCCATGAACCTGACGGAGCTGCGCGCCCGCTACCACGCAGTGGTGGGCGAGGAGACGCGCAGCCCGAACAAGAAGTTCCTCATCCGCCGCATCGAGGAAGCGCTGGCGACCACGAAGCAGCGCAGTGCCTCCCGCCGCGCGACGACCACCGCCCCCAGCGCGCCTCCGGCGGCGGCTGCCCGGGCGGCCCCCACGGCCGAGGCCACGCACCCGGCCAGCCAGCGCGGGCGCTTCGCAGACATGTCGCTGGAGGACTTGCAGGCGAAGTACCGCGAAGTCGTCGGGCGCCCGACGGGCAGCAGCGACATCCCCTACCTCAAGTGGAAGATTCGGGAGGCGGAGTCCGGCCGCGTGCCGGTGGGCCCCCGCCCCGCGCGCGAGGCAAAAGTGCGCGAGGACGGCAAGCGCGTCATCCCGCTCTCCTTCGATGCAGACAAGCTGACGGCCTTGGACAAGGCCTGGCGCGACGCGGGCTTTCCGAGCCGTACGCGCTTCATCACGCACGCGGTGCACGGTGCGCTCACGGCGATGGGCGCCACCGAGGCCGCCGCGCTCTTCGCCCCTTAAGGGGCGTGAGGCGAACATGACGACCAAGCTACAGGGCCTGGAGGCCCTCGTGACAGAGGCTCTTCGCCACGCGCTCGCAGGCGTCAGCGTGGAGGTGAAGCTGGCCCTGCACAGCAGCGGCTGCGAGCTACAGCCCGAAGTCGAGGTCGCATTCCCGGCGGGGAATTCCTCGCGCCAGCGCAACACAGCCCTCCTTCTGCTGACCGCTCGCGTGGAGCTGCTCACACCACCGATTGAACACTGGTTCGTGACGTCGGAAGTGCTCGACGAGGGGAACAGGGGCCGCGTCTACCTGGAGCTGCTCGGCGTCGGAGGCCCTCGGGCAGCCCGCAAAGAGGCAGAGCGCGGCATGCAGGTCCTCCGCAGCGCCCTCCGCTGACTGGGGCATTCGGGCGGTAGCGCGAGCTGCCGCCCCAGCCCTGGACGAACTGAACCCCATGGCCATGCGGGAACGCTCGCGCCGTCCAAAACATGGGCAACGTCCCGCACAGCGTCCGAGGAGGTAGGGGGATGAGACATCCAAAAGAATACGCTACCCAGGCACCAACGAGGACTTGATACGCCCGCCGGCCAGAGCGTGTATGCCTTTCGCGACGGGCACCCCTGCACCGCGCCAACCCACGGGAACACGGACCATGAACGCCACGGCTATCCCCTTCTACATTGTCCCAATCAAGGTGATTGATTTCAGCGACACCCGGATGAGCCTGACCCTCGCCAAGAGCCAGTACGGCACGGCCCAGCCGCAACTGGACATCTGCCTGCCGCCTGGCGCCCCCCACCGGCAGTTGAGCGCGTTGCTTCACGCGCTCGCAGCCAACCTCGAGCTGAACACCCCCACCAGCGAGCGGTGGCTCATCCGGCACGACTGCTGCACGGGGCCGAACCATGGCCGCATCTACCTGGAGCTTGCCGAGGGTGACGAGGCTGAGGCCTTGCGCGGGATGATGCTCCTCGACACCGTGAGGGCTGAGTAGCGAGCACAACCCGCCCCCTCCCCGCGCCGGGGCGTTTCGCAGATGGCCTCCTCCCGGCGCAGGGCAATCACACACTGGAATTCCGCCTGCGCCGCCCTACGAGGGAAAGCTCGCCACTCCCTGGCCCACAAGGAGCCGGCGCGGAACCTCGCGAATTCTCGCGGCTATTCCAGACATACAAAATCGACCTCGCCAGACACCGAAGATGACTTGCTTCATTCACACACCAGAGCGTGTATGCGTTTCGCGACGGGCGCCACAGCCCCGCGCGAATGCGAGAGGCAAACCCCATGAAGACGCTCCGGTTTGGAATTGAGATTGAGACGGTTGGCGCCAGCCGCC from Myxococcus stipitatus carries:
- a CDS encoding right-handed parallel beta-helix repeat-containing protein is translated as MRGEKWIRGVALVCALLSLNAAWARGSFAPSQKRGGKPACNFVPSSNPVRVWYVSPSGKDSDDCGTRALPFGTILFAVKKARPGDIIRVQAGEYPESVVIGGSVEKGTAEAPITLLGEDNARITPKAIGTNKCIGTLVQVSKPYWIVEGFEIDVRGEECFGVSFTGDTTGSKLTHCTVHNGTLGAGISIHGNAQGVVIKDNHIHNFRKKITDSHGIVIQAPSQNVTIRNNEIRGNAGDAIQCENIDPSKEARGINIIKNKLHHNGENGVDIKTCKEVVIRDNTMSRFRKSETSAGEAIVIHYSAQDVLIEGNHISDAGRGISVGGSLVGGQPSPQNVMVYGNTITNIIKSGSSDGVGIRVENASDVDIVGNSISNTSGYGLMLGLGSNKNPSGGAALPSSSLTVTGNAIEGHFLVHLGRDPLRPNLKMYGNQYSSGGTFKSDTTEIQAFTAWLTASKVDQGSTQAP
- a CDS encoding DUF6900 domain-containing protein; this encodes MYGSHAPWSRRARGIHDRHFRGTLRHRKAGYLPSLDATLKRIAERHMGFETLETRIGPIDFREVAVWEVKDALEAAYKAGHEAASSAHGVGPKCLSPVSNPSAQ
- a CDS encoding DUF6900 domain-containing protein, which translates into the protein MTPRKPRTTTSAKPAPAPEATLERIARETLNVETLATQDSDSLDFHDVAVWQLKDALEAAYQAGLSAASSPSSK
- a CDS encoding DUF2924 domain-containing protein, translating into MPRNAAPKTKTLESMNLTELRARYHAVVGEETRSPNKKFLIRRIEEALATTKQRSASRRATTTAPSAPPAAAARAAPTAEATHPASQRGRFADMSLEDLQAKYREVVGRPTGSSDIPYLKWKIREAESGRVPVGPRPAREAKVREDGKRVIPLSFDADKLTALDKAWRDAGFPSRTRFITHAVHGALTAMGATEAAALFAP